A window of Pseudophryne corroboree isolate aPseCor3 chromosome 1, aPseCor3.hap2, whole genome shotgun sequence genomic DNA:
taccagaacagaaagtacaggtcattcgtcatctagtacaattagtactcaagccacgcacagtctcggtacatttgtgcattcgcctcttaggcacaatggtggcggctttcgaagcgcttcagttcggaagatttcactcacgtccttttcaactagatgtgctagcacagtggtcgggctcgcatctgcagattcaccacagggtgaagttgtcgccacaggccagagtgtctcttctctggtggctcaaagtacacaatctaaccggagggaaactgttcggcgcctggaattggataattctatcgacagacgcgagtctcagtttcagactgttcaggtgcagtcagacaatgcgacggcggtcgcatacatcaacaagcaaggaggaacgagaagccgcatggcaatgcgggaagtagctcggatcctcaggtgggccgagtatcaccaagtgatattgtcggcagtgttcattccgggagtggacaactgggaggcggattatctcagccgtcgggattttcatccaggagaatgggcattaaatccagaagtgtttcacatgttggtccagaggtggggttacccttaagtggatctgatggcatctcgccacaatcaccaaatgccccagtaGGTGTccggaacgagagatccaaaggcggtggcggtggatgctctcacaatcgcgtggccgtacagcctcgtgtatctgtttccaccgtttccgctgctccctctgttgctaaaacggatcaagagagagtccgtcacagtcatactagtggcgcctcattggcctcggagagcttggttctcggatctccgcggactactcgcagacaatccttggccgctcacactacgtccggacctgttacaacagggtccgttcctttaccccaatttagcgcggctgtgtttgacggggtggctgttgagaccgccctcttaagaagagagggcattccagaatcggttataccaaccatgttacgagctaggaagccggttatggcagctcattattacagaatctggcgtgcctatataggttggtgtgaatctcgaaagtttccgacatcatctttcaagttatcccgtcttttgttatttctacagatggggttagatggaggactgcgtctatccacactaaaagtgcagatatctgcgttgtcaatttactttcaaagaaaattggctctattgccgtcggtacacacgtttctgcagggtgtcctcagagtacagccccgATTCAtttcacctacagcgccatgggacttgaatctggttttagatttcttacagtccttatactttgaacccttacaacaagtggatattaaatttctcacttggaaaacaatttttctcttagccttagcttcagcaaggtgtgttttcagatttgggtgccttgtcgtgcaagccaccgtatttggtgtttcatgatgacagagcggaacttcggacgaatcctgctttcctaccaaaggtggtgtcatcttttcacatcaatcaaccaatagtagttcctgtgttaacaggagattctgaaaCGTTGGatatggtacgcgcattacgcgtttatgtatcccgaacgtcgacagttcgtaagacggatacgttgtttgttctctatgatgctgccaagatgggttggccagcttctaagcagaccttatccagatggattaaactgaccatacgtcaggcttaccttcatgctaggttacagccgcctacatcagtgacagctcattccacacgtgctgtgggaacgtcatgggcatcgagtcgtggagcttctacgacacagcgtggccgtgcggctacatggtcttcagtgcacacgtttgtgcacttttacaagtttgatacgtttgcggcatcagcatctagctttggccgcctagtgttacaggtgccaaacagctctcccgctcacgggggaaactttggtacgtcccaaaagtactccagtgacccctagtggatgaaaaagaaaataggattttggtacttaccaggtaaatccttttctttgaatccatagggggcactggacgcacacccagagcagttttacctggtttggggtaagttcagtagatcttatggtaacactttctcaccgactggttcaaattatctagttctaatcggttatggtgtcaactgtttagttgtcagtaatgttgtgtcaactttattgttgtccgttatgttatatgtaattctccattgtcaacctctatagctcctgttcggctcagtaaaaaacactgaggtactctgggatatggaggagaggagtagttccaaaattaatttattcagtgccttgttcctgtggaagccgtccatatcccaagagtactccagtgccccctatggattcaaagaaaaggatttacctggtaagtaccaaaatcctattttttaagtgTATAATGTCACCCTTAAATTGGCAATGGTCTCTCTATTGACGGCCATGCCAGCATATATGCTTACAAATTTACCACTTCAACAGTTTATAGGAAATGCAATGGATCCAGTATAGTAGAGTACTATATCACACTGCACTGTAGACTGGTACCTTATACATAGTTTATTAAGGAGAACACAAATATAGGGTATTTCACTAAGTGGTGCAGCAACTGTGCCCACTGATATTCCCTCAAGGATGGCAGATCAGTTAGCAATGGACACAATTGGCGTCTGTGGAGTCAGATCCTTGTATATGGCATCCAGATCCATAAAACagaccttaatctaaattaaaaagAACATGCAGTCAGGTTTTTATAGCAGCAAGGACATTGGACATGTATACAATGCAGTAACCAAGAACAAAAAGCATTACATTAGCTGATGCACTTTAGTCTGTGAAGATTTGGCAGgaatctatacaggttgagtatcccttatccaaaatcccacatttttgggtcccctactgagatgggtgtagtatgggcagcataccgacgccgggatcccggcggggaggggctcggtggtgacctgcggtcgccacgggttctattcccactctatggatgtcgtggacacccacgagtggaaatagtccctgttggtcggcatgccgaccatcgggatagtgagggggcgggatgtcggtggaggttatgtgaccgtcggtctcctgaccaccacccTACTGAGATAAATacttatatattatatgtatacataGATATATTatagatataatatacatatatatgtgtcattatctcagtaggggaaccaaaaatgtgtgattttggataagggatactcaacctgtatgattaATTGaggggtctattaactaagccttggatggagataaagtaccagccaatccgctcctagctgccatgtcacaggctgggtttgaaaaatcaggagctgattggctgggactttatcttcgtccactttacctccagccaagacttagtaaatagaccttagaCATGTGCAGCTGGACAGGCCCAAACTACCAGTCTATATAATAAATGAAGATATTGGGCATGATGTAATGCCATCCGTGTTCGCCCAATGTGCAGGTTGCTGGCCGAActtagatgtttttttttaaaagggcagtcATTTACGAGgcataaccatgccttgtaaaagactgctcctttaaaaaaaaaaaaaaatcaaactgtGTTCATTAAAAAGAGCAGGATTTCACCTCTTAATAACTTTTTATAAATCTGGATAGGCGTTTCGCCATTGAAGGGGGAAAACAGGCCTTAAATTAAGATCTTTTTACGGTTATGTAACAATATTGTTTTTCCATGGCTGTCTTCAAGCAGCAAAAAGAGCTAGAACCCTGCATTTAGGTGTCTTTGTACAACTTTTTGTGGCGATTTCatttttaatttgtattttttttatctaAACTGATTTGCCAGTAGGGAATGATGTAATAGAGGTGTGGCAGTCCCAGTAAATCCTACTGGAATCAGTCCTACTTGGGAGAGTGATTAGAACGAGGTAAGCAGCAAGGTCACCTGGAATATTAGGGGCCTGAGAAGAATAAACCCCTGCAAAGTAGGTGTAGAATGCATTTACAATACATGGCATTGTGGTGTGAGGAACACCTTCCCACTCTAGTAGTCTGTGCACAGTAGGGGAAGTAGACTCTGTCCTAGCCATATAGGCCATGAACCTACTGGCCCTATCCGTCTGAATATAATGGTCATGAGCAGAGAAAAGATGCCTGTGTTTCTACTCATCTAACAAAAAGTCAGTGCACATTCTGTACGACCAAGCATTCCACTTGGTCAGTCAAGAGGCGTCTAGCTACATATTTGTTCTCCAAGGCAAGGCTTCCGTTCTCCAACTCGGACTCCTTCCACCTATTAAATATCTTAAACTGTCTCACTCTAGAAATCAAAAAGTTATGTAGGAAGACCTTATGGTATCCCTCACTATAGGACCACAGGTACCAAACTGATTATAATCAAAATATTCTTCCCAAGCAGTCAGGAGCTCAGAAGCAGCTCACTTCTGGGACAACCAAGAGGAGTGTCCCTAAGGAAAACTTAGATTAAGCGTCAGTATTAGTGGGGAGGGATCAGAAATGCCAAATTTATCCTAGGAAAGGTATGATAAGAAGAAGAGAAACAAGAATAACAGTGAGCCGCATGGTAACGTAACCTCAAAACACTCCACAAGCCCAGTTTTGTTAACAAACAAGATAATTTAGTTGACCCACTAACCGTAGATCGCCTTTCCTACCACCACTTTTCCAGCGCTTCATAGAGGGTTGCATTATAGTCTCCCATTCATATAACAGGCACATCAGGGAAATCCACAACATTTAGTAAGAACATCAACACTATACAATGGGAGGGGGTTATAAATTGTAGAAGAGGCATGGTTAGTACTACTGATAAAGACACATTGACCCATAGACTCAATCTGCACCTTATGAAAACAAAACAATGCTTTATGGATAATACAGATGATGTGCTCAACCATGGAATTAACTTCTAGTAAGTGCTAGATAAATGTGCCCCTGCCAGGAGGCACCCCAGTTCCAATATGGCACTAAAAGAatcggcataccctccaactactgatCCCATACATGTCTCCAGGATTAGTGATACACAGAATGGTAGTTGCTCAATCCATTTATTGGACCATCATGGGTGCATATAAGGAAGGGGTTAATCTAGACAAGAAGAACACAGAACAacaactgcagtgcagcatggtttttagCAGGGCGCAAGGTTACTAGCATATCAGAATCAGCCTCAGTGCTGCGCCACCGCTCATGAAGCAATAAGGTTGGGCTGCACTTGTACACTTGATTTTAAACAAGTCCTATTTCCTCTATGGTTATGGGCACGCAGACTGCTGGAACCATATTGTCCTGTGGTAAAAGCCTGTTCCAGCTGTTTTTGTGTACTTCATGAAACAAGACGGGTAGCTTATTTCCACGCTATGGATGCAGGAGTATTATTAGTACTTGTCCAAATTCTGAACGGAGAGTGACAGACGCAGTATGTTAAAGATCATTGTAATTTgtagagaaaaataataaaaataccaAGTGTTTTGGTGGAAACTCTCATTCATACCTTTTCAAGCTGCAACTCTGTGTCCTCTATGGATACATCAGACTTGATATGCATCTGTTTGGTGATGATCTGGAAGAGATTCAGAGTTGCCATCCTGATCTGCCCCAAGCGTAAGGTGTTCTCCGCTGCTGTGTTCTGGATTTGTGCCCAGTGGGACTCCTGCAGCGGTTTTATGTTTTAGTAAATAAAATGCAAGGAAATAAATACTATTGTACCATTACTGCCAGTAGCCTTCAGAAATATTTACATCCTTTGTTCCTTCATTGTTTTTAGTACATAACTTAATGAAGGTGACAACAAAGACTAGAAAACCTGATACCAGGGCAGATCCTAAAACATCTATTTAATAATTGAGTATGGAGCTTATACCTTTACTGTaaagttatatttacatttctgGTGTTGTTTAAACCAGAGGTTATAAAATAACATGGACTTCAATCCAGCCAAGGAAATGCAGGTGTCCATTCTTTTTTATAAAGCTGTGGAAACTAGATCACCACTGAGAGACATAAACATCTTCCCAAAACTAAGGCACAGACATTGCATTCTCCGACATTGTGACTACCAGTCTCCTAAATCTGTCCAGCCCTGATATAATCATACAAgacgtgaggtgaggcagagcctttcccgtcaaactaacgtataagccagagttatgactgtataaagtatattaaaactatcttctttttattattgtaatcatttttatagtcaaaactctggagtaaaaagtctatgacaggtgaggcagtgcccccctgcctatcatttccacactactctgatcaaaactcaccaaacttcCAGCAGTATACagaatactgctgcacctgtgtataatgcccacacataccctttggctcatatattgtgtgtaaatctggctctggtaccagcCAGCACCTGCCATTTACCGCACCACATGTCCCTGAAGAAAACATGAAGTAAGTAATGCTGTATATTGCATCACTCATTACTGATGTTGTGAAGTAAAATACAAGTGTCTGTGTCCACTACAATATGTACTGTACTGCAGTCACCACATGATGCTTTCTATCAAACTAATAAATTGTGCTGTTTAATGAGTCTTTGGGGAGCTGTGAAATAACACAATACCTACACTAAaggaattaagggggacatttactaagcagtgataagagcggagaagtgagccagtggagaagctgccccatcaaccaatcaacactgaagtaacatctataatttgcatactgtaaaattatacagagctgctgattggttgatggggcaatttcaacactggctcacttctacactcttatcactgcttagtaaatgtccacttAAGCTGTCTAGTTCTTGGAAATAAATCCCCAGATTGGCTGAGTAGGAGACTGTAAACTTGCATGGGTcttcaatctgcggccctccagctactgCTGGTTAAAGACCCATGCGCTGGTTTATGCTTAAACCAAGATATCACATGACCTACCTGTAAACTTTAAAAGGGAGTGCAAACTCCAAAGCTGGATACAGACTTACCTGAGATATTTGCCGACCAAGCAGCCAATTCAGGTAAGCATATACTCTTACCGCCCAGCCACTCAATATGTCatcctgacatcacagctgggcgcgCATTTGGATTTGCCTGCCCAGCTTTGACGTCTGTCCCTGCAGCCACTGTAGGAGCAGTGGAACACcaatacacacagccagatgcaccaatatatctgcagctaTATCGGGCGTCAGctttgctgcagggccgacgcaatatgtatATTGTCTGCTcaagcccagtgtgtacccagcttaatgctTTGTTCACTATAAAGTTCATGTTTAAGattgcaacattttttttttattacatattgCAATCTTGCGTTTTCTATTTTACTATATGGCACAGTTGGTTTACAGTATTGTTTGATTTTACCTGTTAACAAAAAAATCTGTGCTACTTTTAAAATAACATCAGGAATATCTGACAAAGCTAAAGACAAATGGCCTAATTGCATTTCCATCTGCTCTCTaggagggacatgcaggagaccgctcagtagaagagacgcctcctgcatgtagctgcgatTCCAGCACTGTGACCAACGTCACAGCTGGGATCCAACATTGCGACCATCTGAGATGTTCCCCACAGaaggccagctgagtaagcctcggCTTGCACTGATGGCCTACGGAAGTGCGGGGCTGCAAGGCCAGGAAGTCTGCGTGGTGACACGCAGACCCGTGTTTCTTCCCTCCTAGAAAATGGGGGTGACACATCCCCATTTCTAGCAACACAGCCCTTCCTCCACCCCCACAATGtagctgcctgtcattcaggcagtagCGAGGGGAACGCAGTACAACAGTGCAGCCGCAGATTCCCGATAAACGTGAATCTAAGGAATCAGGCCCACGATCCATTGCATGGAAATGGACTGTGTACAAAGTACTAATAGTAATAACAACTGTACAATCATACCCATTCAAGAACTACAGCCCTTGCTTTTTCCAGCTGGGCTTGCAGATCTGCCAATTGGTTATTGAGCTCCAGAATCTGGCTGTGTGCCTCTTCCTGATAATGCAGCAGCCGTGCCTTTTCTCTCTCAGTCTTCTCCTGGTGTTCCAGCTCCCGTTGCAATAACTTGCCTTGTGTGGCCATTAGGGTGTTGAATCGGTCAATCATCTCCTGCACTTCTTGGAACTAGAGAGTAAGCAAATAAGTGGATAGTTATGTGACGTCATTCTGTATACAATATGACAGCGGTTAATATATGTATTTGTGGCCAGCAACAAACACATTCTGACAGACTTTTAAATTAATCAAAATGAACCACTTGAGTAATTCTCTGAAAGGCACCATTTTACATTTCTCCGGGAAAACTCTGCCATTAACTAGTAATGGGTGCAAAGTGTATAGTATGTCTCAATGGAAGAGGCTTGgactcaccttctcacatgtagaagactatggggtatatgcaattgcggtcgaattcccgaaattgtcgaatttcgggtcattttcgcccaaaaaaaaaattcgcctatgcaattcagtgctttccgaccaaaaaacggactttcaaaattcgactttttgaaattcgaatttttgcaaattcgacttttctgcaatgatacaagtgctgcaattcgaccaaagcatattcaattcaagtttggaaattcgacagcagtgcttttagacagcaaattcgtcattttcaatccgccacactttggagggtgaaaacaataaaaaaaattttaaacatgttttttttggtgttttttttttttttaggaatagcataactatttatattagaagggattaggtacttttttttttttttttggaggcacaaatattatttatatatttttttaaatattatttttatttttatttttattgctggaacggtaaaatcctaaaaaaaaatggcgtggggtcctccctccaaagcataaccagctttgggctcttcgagctggtcctggttctaaaaatgcggggggaaaattgacaggggatcccccgtatttttaaaaccagcaccgggctctgcgcctggtgctggtgccaaaaatacgggggacaaaaagagtaggggtcccccgtatttttaacaccagcatcgggctccactagctggacagataatgccacagccgggggtcacttttatgccgtgcgctgcggccgtggcattaactacccaactagtcacccctggccggggtaccctgggggagtggggaccccttcaatcaaggagtccccccccccagccacccaagggccaggggtgaagcccgaggctgtccccccccccatccaatgggctgcggatgggggggctgatagccttttgtgataatgaaaagaatattgttttttccagcagtactacaagtcccagcaagcctcccccgcaagctggtacttggagagccacaagtaccagcatgcgggagaaaaacgggcccgctggtacctgtagtactactggaaaaaaaatacccaaataaaaacagtacacacacaccgtgacaagtaaaactttattacatactaataaagttttacttgtcacggtgtgtgtgtactgtttttatttgggtattttttttccagtagtactacaggtaccagcgggcccgtttttctcccgcatgctggtacttgtggctctccaagtaccagcttgcgggggaggcttgctgggacttgtagtactgctggaaaaaacaatattcttttcattatcacaaaaggctatcagcccccccatccgcagcccattggatggggggggggacagcctcgggcttcacccctggcccttgggtggctggggggggggggaccccttgattgaaggggtccccactcccccagggtaccccggccagggatgactagttgggtagttaatgccacggccgcagggcacggcataaaagtgacccccggctgtggcattatctgtccagctagtggagcccgatgctggtgttaaaaatacgggggacccctactctttttgtcccccgtatttttggcaccagcaccaggcgcagagcccggtgctggttttaaaaatacgggggatccctgcccaatttttccccggatttttagaaccaggaccagctcgaagagcccgaggctggttatgctttggaggggggaccccacgccattttttttttccgggtttttcacgtttttccccgttttttaaaatcgcggcaaaatccgccaaatcgaccGATTTTCgaccgcggttctggcgaatccgtttttcattgaatatggtgaattccggcagtcaccttccggaattcacctgtcgaattaagtcgaattaaaaaacggcgaaaaattgccgcgattcgccgtgaattgcatatacccctaagcatattggggcagatgtattaacctggagaaggcataaggaagtgataaaccagtgatatgtgcaaggtgataaaggcagcagcctatcagatcctaactgttaatttccatactggatccgattggctggtgcctttatcaccttgcacatatcactggtttatcacttccttatgccttctccaggttaatacatctgtccctatgtGTCATCCCAACACATGGTAACCTTGATACACAGTACTAGTAACAGAAGATTAGAATGCTGGCTCCATACAGTACCTCCTCTGTCCTCTCCAGCACTCCCTGCAGGTAGTGTTGGTATAGGCTGTTCCTCTCCTGGCGATGCACCAATCTCTCCTTCCTGGATTGTAGTTGCATATTCTCGGCTCGCAATCGCATTGCCTCCCTTTCCTTCTGTACAGCTAGCTGCCGCTCCTCACCTGCTTTCCGCAGGGCACGCTTCCGCTTTGAGTCATTCTCCTGCAGAAAATCATGATTTTGACTCTCATGTTCTTTAAAGTTAATCTCCATTAAAGGTGACATTTTATTATCTACATACTGTACCTAGCTGTAATGGTTTGTTAGTTGATTAACTATGAGAAATGATTGCATCGGCATCGTTCATAATATCAtcttgtgtgtacacacctttacacacaCGTGATTGATTTATAAAATGATTTGAGCTATTTCCATTGTTTATCACAGTTAGTAACAATCCCATAATCAATCCTTGAAAAACCTGCATGAACATAATGGAGATCTTGGACTTTGAGGAACAGACTTGGAATAGagggggtcatgcagacctgatcgcacgctaggttttttcgctgcgctgcgatcaggtcagaactgcgcatgcatatgcaccgcaatgcgcaggcacgtcgtacggctacaaagcggatcgttgctgggcgatgggttttacaaaga
This region includes:
- the CFAP73 gene encoding cilia- and flagella-associated protein 73 isoform X1 — translated: MLLWRGRDRPSPWCVLYTHSCLRGAVRCPMCNMEVELQEYFRVLFEDKLLVRMPDREDDFLTPATRLLEKKREMIEVEQALNTQKEEFQMKTESLQQRRAELEHKEEKLKDSLFKFDKFLKENDSKRKRALRKAGEERQLAVQKEREAMRLRAENMQLQSRKERLVHRQERNSLYQHYLQGVLERTEEFQEVQEMIDRFNTLMATQGKLLQRELEHQEKTEREKARLLHYQEEAHSQILELNNQLADLQAQLEKARAVVLEWESHWAQIQNTAAENTLRLGQIRMATLNLFQIITKQMHIKSDVSIEDTELQLEKIKVCFMDLDAIYKDLTPQTPIVSIAN
- the CFAP73 gene encoding cilia- and flagella-associated protein 73 isoform X2 is translated as MPDREDDFLTPATRLLEKKREMIEVEQALNTQKEEFQMKTESLQQRRAELEHKEEKLKDSLFKFDKFLKENDSKRKRALRKAGEERQLAVQKEREAMRLRAENMQLQSRKERLVHRQERNSLYQHYLQGVLERTEEFQEVQEMIDRFNTLMATQGKLLQRELEHQEKTEREKARLLHYQEEAHSQILELNNQLADLQAQLEKARAVVLEWESHWAQIQNTAAENTLRLGQIRMATLNLFQIITKQMHIKSDVSIEDTELQLEKIKVCFMDLDAIYKDLTPQTPIVSIAN